A portion of the Drosophila innubila isolate TH190305 chromosome 3L unlocalized genomic scaffold, UK_Dinn_1.0 0_D_3L, whole genome shotgun sequence genome contains these proteins:
- the LOC117789253 gene encoding uncharacterized protein LOC117789253: MFKSYQLAVAVALLFVCFNPEVTSFARNLNHHRPNVTYGVPAHNYHPGYNQSRPAVQQPNIGFYNHVSLNQPQPNFGFGFNPQPVYNGNPQPVYGGNGYRPANLTAVQGGYRPHNSTSVFGKLFKLW, from the exons ATGTTCAAATCTTATCAATTGGCTGTAGCCGTAG CTCTGCTGTTTGTTTGCTTCAATCCTGAGGTGACTTCCTTTGCCCGGAACTTGAATCATCATCGTCCAAATGTAACGTATGGTGTGCCGGCCCATAACTATCACCCTGGCTATAACCAGAGCAGGCCGGCTGTCCAGCAACCCAACATTGGATTCTATAACCACGTTTCTCTTAATCAACCTCAGCCCAATTTCGGATTCGGTTTCAATCCACAGCCCGTCTATAATGGCAATCCACAGCCCGTCTATGGTGGCAACGGTTACCGCCCAGCAAATCTTACAGCTGTTCAAGGAGGATATCGGCCACACAACAGCACCAGTGTATTTGGAAAGCTCTTCAAGTTGTGGTAG
- the LOC117788994 gene encoding phosphatidylinositol 4-kinase beta isoform X2 encodes MGILLPPVSQVTNTRINHTQHHRNRSLDSALQRIPEVEISSPNAESETTFCSPSSILSTNMCSKIATTAASVTAALSTSTSSTSTSPPPMPAVTCMAANNNTALPPTVATMVKPATETPPINVHIHEQRNLHIANGSVVDSCPTLRMRPKSSESMSTRAQDIVGVIGGSNGGCSSSSNSCSSAGSSKKREDLTSLGSDDSGIICGSESDQISLNRICHSHESLDSGEMDADADADADADAEEECIDMMETTSMDEDYDVMQSDLCFYPANDFDCRTLRPSRKQKQQKREQAKLQQQLQLQLQLQQQQQQQQKQQQQEQEEEDQFDVDARVRYRVMNMSQAAINLELGTAPNEIEPVLDEDEHEDEEQEQQQQEMEEAHSMPTSQSTSSNNSMIAVATTPTATTTPVATPTPTPTPIATPTESTKNDQVLFKNFFGATKMAIFRTAQSIIENHEKKNAAKQKTEDTATAATMGHATGNSSAIAPQDQVKSPTDISKKKEFFSLLTSNSSKKAAAAAAAAAATTTPTTIVTPTSEATTEGTPGDSSASTEVKIKERTLNLRLPGAETETNPDVTLPKSSSISSLHKLKLPVPGVVKYFISERAPTTSSQQQSAERGPSGLLRFFESPVFNIHFAVHYLFYSKEPGVLSFIGNKIFSFPDHEVDLYIPQLIVMYIQMDELAEVLDPYLTIRCRKSVDFSLKCLWQLEAYNYQMDSLGNSSSSGSRKSKLALMKEIFSKKEHKQQTRSESSHGPAAAALMKKTHHRSQSDATVLLTDSRSPHTLSISHRMYQQPPYTTQTLPTTPAKLCLGDLTSGHAFDNGCTCFETVRGQVNGLLGQRTLCNCGAPKTAPQKEFMKALINVGKNLTSLPSKAEKTSALRMFLNLINKNLPARVWLPLYSDIPHHVVRITEEKTAVLNSKDKTPYIIYVEVVEVSDIYTSPLIPKMMPSLRHTKSEEHLEGSCLNTHPSCSRTSSCSSSHHGSSCRRKKPTETLAENGCGEPATHNNNCGNLLSLGGLQLQEDDVWSQEDDEITAQYLNMRKNSERDAISQMSLDSCDSRDQGPPVVFNIGDVRTRHCNNLNCENTKSFSNDPEDPSAAALKEPWDEKEKLIRESSPYGHLSSWRLLSAIVKCGDDLRQELMATQLLQMFKIIWLEEHVDLWVRPYKIICLSNDSGLIEPILNTVSLHQIKKNSNKSLRDYFIDEYGTPTGETFRRAQKNFVQSCAAYCLISYLLQVKDRHNGNILFHSDGHIIHIDFGFILSISPKNLGFEQSPFKLTHEFVDVMGGTSSEHWREFNRLLLVGMMSARKHMDRIINFVEIMRSNAHLPCFKNGCSGTVQNLRKRFHMNLTEQEMERKVEQLVQDSLKSLSTKLYDGYQYYTNGIL; translated from the exons TGCAACGCATACCCGAG GTGGAAATCTCGTCGCCCAATGCAGAAAGCGAGACAACATTTTGCTCACCATCATCGATACTCAGCACGAATATGTGCTCGAAGattgcaacaacagcggccAGTGTAACTGCTGCACtctccacatccacatcctccacctccacctccccCCCGCCAATGCCAGCCGTCACTTGTAtggcagccaacaacaacacagcgtTGCCTCCAACAGTTGCCACAATGGTGAAGCCAGCAACGGAGACGCCACCAATCAATGTGCACATACACGAGCAACGCAATCTGCATATAGCCAATGGATCCGTGG TTGATTCGTGTCCCACGTTACGCATGCGTCCCAAGTCGAGTGAATCGATGTCGACGCGGGCACAGGACATTGTTGGTGTCATCGGTGGCAGCAACGgcggctgcagcagcagcagcaacagttgcagcagcgCCGGCAGCAGCAAGAAGCGCGAGGATTTGACTAGTCTTGGATCCGATGACTCCG GCATCATCTGTGGATCGGAGTCGGATCAAATCTCATTGAATCGCATATGCCACTCACATGAATCTCTCGATTCGGGTGAAAtggatgccgatgccgatgctgatgcggatgcggatgccgAGGAGGAATGCATCGATATGATGGAGACAACGTCCATGGATGAGGACTACGATGTAATGCAATCGGATCTATGCTTCTATCCTGCCAACGATTTCGATTGTCGCACATTGCGTCCGTCTcgcaaacaaaagcaacagaaacGGGAACAGGCCaagttacaacaacaattgcaactgcaactgcaactgcaacaacagcagcagcagcagcagaaacaacaacaacaggagcaggaggaggaggatcaATTCGATGTGGATGCTCGTGTGCGTTATCGTGTGATGAACATGTCACAGGCAGCCATCAACCTGGAGCTCGGCACAGCGCCCAACGAGATTGAGCCCGTGCTGGACGAGGATGAGCACGAGGATgaggaacaggagcagcagcagcaggagatgGAGGAGGCACATTCAATGCCCACGTCGCAGAGCACGTCCAGTAATAACAGCATGATTGCAGTTGCCACAACGCccacagcgacaacgacacccgttgccacgcccactcccacacccacacccattgccacgcccacggaGAGCACAAAGAATGATCAGGTGCTGTTCAAGAATTTCTTTGGTGCCACCAAGATGGCCATCTTTCGCACGGCCCAAAGCATTATCGAGAATCACGAGAAGAAGAATGCGGCCAAGCAGAAGACAGAGGACactgcaacagctgccacaatGGGGCATGCCACGGGCAACAGTTCAGCGATAGCGCCACAGGATCAGGTCAAGTCACCCACGGATATATCCAAGAAGAAGGAGTTCTTCAGTCTGCTCACCTCGAATTCGAGTAAAAAGgccgctgcagctgccgccgcagcagctgccacGACCACGCCCACAACGATTGTTACGCCCACCTCAGAGGCAACCACTGAGGGGACTCCTGGTGACTCCTCCGCCTCCACGGAGGTAAAGATCAAGGAGCGCACACTGAATCTACGTTTGCCAggagctgaaactgaaacaaatCCCGATGTAACGCTGCCCAAGAGCTCCTCCATCAGTTCGCTGCACAAGCTGAAGCTGCCGGTGCCCGGCGTGGTCAAGTACTTCATCAGCGAACGTGCTCCGACCACGAGTTCCCAGCAGCAGAGTGCGGAACGTGGTCCCAGCGGCCTCTTGAGATTCTTTGAATCGCCCGTGTTCAATATTCACTTTGCTGTCCACTATTTGTTCTACTCCAAGGAGCCGGGCGTGCTGAGCTTTATTGGCAACAAGATCTTCAGTTTTCCGGATCACGAGGTGGATCTGTATATACCGCAATTGATTGTCATGTACATTCAAATGGATGAGCTGGCCGAGGTGTTGGATCCCTATTTGACCATTCGATGCCGCAAGTCTGTGGACTTTTCGCTCAAGTGTCTGTGGCAGCTGGAGGCGTACAACTATCAGATGGATTCCCTggggaacagcagcagcagcggcagtcGCAAATCCAAGCTGGCCCTCATGAAGGAGATCTTCTCGAAGAAGGAGCACAAACAGCAAACGAGATCCGAGTCGTCACATGGCCCAGCTGCTGCCGCACTGATGAAGAAGACGCATCATCGCTCCCAGTCGGATGCCACAGTTCTGCTCACCGATTCCCGCAGTCCGCACACGTTGAGCATCAGCCATCGGATGTATCAACAGCCGCCGTATACGACCCAAACATTGCCCACAACTCCCGCCAAGCTGTGTCTGGGCGATCTCACCTCGGGACATGCCTTCGACAACGGTTGCACCTGCTTCGAGACGGTGCGTGGACAGGTGAATGGATTGCTCGGACAGCGCACGTTGTGCAATTGTGGTGCACCCAAGACGGCGCCACAGAAGGAGTTCATGAAGGCGCTCATCAATGTGGGCAAGAACCTCACCTCGTTGCCCTCCAAGGCGGAGAAGACATCGGCGCTGCGGATGTTCCTCAATCTGATCAATAAGAATTTGCCTGCTCGCGTTTGGTTGCCACTCTACTCGGACATTCCACATCATGTGGTGCGCATCACAGAGGAGAAGACTGCCGTGCTCAACTCCAAGGATAAAACACCATACATCATCTATGTGGAGGTTGTCGAAGTCTCTGATATTTACACATCTCCTTTGATTCCAAAGATGATGCCCTCGCTGCGACATACCAAAAGCGAGGAGCACTTGGAGGGATCGTGTCTGAATACGCATCCCAGTTGCAGTCGCACCTCCAGCTGCAGCAGTAGTCATCATGGTTCCAGTTGCCGCCGCAAGAAGCCAACGGAGACGCTGGCGGAGAATGGTTGTGGCGAGCCGGCAACACATAATAATAACTGTGGCAATCTGCTCTCACTGGGCGGACTCCAACTGCAGGAGGATGATGTGTGGTCCCAGGAGGATGATGAGATCACGGCGCAATACTTGAACATGCGCAAGAACAGCGAACGGGATGCCATTTCACAGATGTCCTTGGACTCGTGCGACTCCAGAGATCAAG GTCCACCAGTTGTCTTCAACATTGGCGATGTGCGAACGCGACattgcaacaatttgaatTGTGAGAACACAAAGTCGTTTAGCAATGATCCCGAGGATCCATCGGCAGCAGCTCTAAAG GAACCCTGGGATGAGAAGGAGAAACTAATACGTGAATCCTCGCCATATGGTCATCTCTCCAGCTGGCGCCTGCTCTCCGCCATTGTCAAGTGTGGCGATGATTTGCGCCAGGAGCTGATGGCCACACAGCTTCTACAg ATGTTCAAGATTATTTGGCTGGAGGAGCATGTGGATCTTTGGGTGCGTCCATATAAGATCATTTGTCTATCGAATGACAGCGGTTTGATTGAGCCCATCTTGAACACCGTCTCGTTGcatcaaatcaaaaagaaCTCCAACAAATCCTTGCGGGATTACTTTATAGATGAATATGGAACGCCAACGGGCGAAACCTTTCGTCGTGCCCAAAAGAATTTTGTGCAGAGTTGTGCGGCATATTGCCTGATATCGTATCTGCTGCAGGTTAAAGATAG GCATAATGGAAATATACTCTTCCATTCCGATGGACACATAATTCACATCGACTTTGGCTTCATTCTGAGCATATCTCCAAAGAACTTGG GTTTTGAGCAGTCACCATTTAAGCTCACACACGAATTTGTCGATGTTATGGGCGGCACCAGCTCCGAGCACTGGCGGGAGTTCAATCGCCTGCTCCTAGTCGGAATGATGTCAGCACGCAAGCACATGGATCGTATCATAAACTTTGTCGAAATTATGCGCAGCA ATGCTCATTTGCCGTGCTTTAAGAATGGCTGTTCCGGCACCGTACAGAATCTCCGTAAACGTTTCCATATGAATTTAACTGAGCAGGAAATGGAACGCAAAGTTGAGCAGCTTGTTCAGGACTCGCTGAAGAGTCTGTCAACCAAACTGTACGATGGTTATCAATATTATACGAATGGCATATTGTGA
- the LOC117787689 gene encoding uncharacterized protein LOC117787689: MDPAKFIGKVKEGVRMEHKSRRNYPQVWTKIAETETNKFYHQDEIDKKLKEKLTLQEICPYEHDGKGDTHFISPEMHKNLVEICRCGRPRRGIHMGKCLQRAINPDLQDEAGETMNPKSVPRTSNSNIGFRSAAYKKLEQSMQYVSPTHSMPGPRITAAPYNTIIIG, translated from the exons ATGGATCCAGCCAAGTTTATTGGAAAAGT aaaagaGGGAGTGCGCATGGAGCACAAATCCCGTCGAAATTATCCTCAGGTTTGGACGAAAATTGCCGAAACTGAGACAAATAAGTTTTATCATCAGGATGAGATTGACAAAAAGTTAAAGGAGAAACTGACATTACAAG AGATCTGTCCCTATGAGCATGATGGTAAGGGTGACACACACTTTATTTCACCGGAAATGCACAAGAATCTGGTGGAGATTTGTCGCTGTGGTCGACCCCGACGTGGCATACACATGGGCAAATGTCTGCAGCGGGCAATCAATCCAGATTTGCAGGATGAAGCCGGAGAAACTATGAATCCCAAAAGCGTGCCACGCACATCGAACT CTAATATTGGTTTTCGTAGCGCTGCCTATAAGAAATTGGAACAGTCCATGCAATACGTTTCTCCCACGCACTCTATGCCCGGTCCACGCATAACTGCCGCGCCTTATAATACTATTATTATAGGTTAA
- the LOC117787690 gene encoding uncharacterized protein LOC117787690 — MMDKCLQTLLLTACAVITSAQIPGQDFLIFATTTSSTPTIGTRPTARSTGDFVLINNMPVLATMAPFVDAAPAPTPEFLDCYGRCPTTAEYNPICGSNRQLYLNEQKFNCARYCGADVQIVRRGSCQGLFPMQRG; from the exons ATGATGGATAAGTGTCTACAAACATTATTGTTAACAGCTTGTGCTGTTATCACAAGTGCACAGATACCTGGCCAAGATTTCCTGATCTTCGCAACCACAACAAGTTCAACGCCTACGATAGGAACAAGGCCAACTGCGCGTTCCACTGGAGATTTTGTGCTGATCAACAATATGCCAGTGTTAGCCACAATGGCACCTTTTGTCGACGCCGCACCGGCTCCAACACCTGAGTTTCTAGACTGTTATGGACGTTGTCCCACAACGGCGGAGTATAATCCCATCTGTGGCAGTAATAGGCAACTATATCTCAACGAGCAGAAGTTCAACTGTGCTCGGTATTGTGGTGCAG ACGTACAAATTGTAAGGCGAGGCAGCTGCCAAGGTTTATTTCCCATGCAACGCGGCTGA